From a single Alloactinosynnema sp. L-07 genomic region:
- the ftsW gene encoding putative lipid II flippase FtsW — protein sequence MTVTETPAAVRPRRAVRAAGKLGAVRTALTAWLGRPLASFHLVLAVFGLLTALGLVMVLSASSVVSFNTPGFGLYTVFKKQLLYVLVGTVLFWVGLRTPLAKIRALSPIALIGGVIMLVLVLTPLGATLNGTRSWFRFGPISFQPIELCKLALALWGAHVLVVKRAVLHRYRHLLVPVLPVALVLFALVMLQPDLGGTVTLGVVLIALLWFAGAPLRLFASLALGAVAGVLLLAVGTNYRLDRVLSFLNPDEDLSGRGYQALQAQYALADGGFFGSGLGQGSSKWNYMPNVHNDFIFALIGDELGLLGCGLVLGLFAMLAVVGMRIATRNIDPWIRMVAATLTVWLVAQAAINVGYVVGLLPVTGITLPLISSGGTSVVVTMLVFGILGNCARHEPEAVSALRSQGPGRFGKLLHLPAPDPYQPPKKRKPVRPTAPPRGAEQRKRGTPERARQKSGRGNPRTPKGGRR from the coding sequence ATGACCGTGACCGAGACCCCCGCCGCCGTACGGCCGCGACGCGCCGTCCGGGCCGCGGGGAAGCTGGGCGCGGTGCGCACCGCGCTGACGGCGTGGCTGGGCAGGCCGCTGGCCTCCTTCCACCTCGTTCTCGCCGTGTTCGGCCTGCTCACCGCGCTGGGCCTGGTCATGGTGCTGTCGGCGTCCTCGGTGGTCTCGTTCAACACCCCCGGCTTCGGCCTCTACACCGTCTTCAAGAAGCAGTTGCTCTACGTGCTCGTCGGCACCGTTCTGTTCTGGGTCGGCCTTCGCACCCCGTTGGCGAAGATCCGGGCACTGAGCCCGATCGCGCTCATCGGCGGCGTGATCATGCTGGTCCTGGTGCTGACCCCGCTGGGCGCCACGCTCAACGGCACCCGCAGTTGGTTCCGGTTCGGGCCGATCTCGTTCCAGCCGATCGAGCTGTGCAAGCTCGCGCTCGCGCTCTGGGGCGCGCACGTGCTGGTGGTCAAGCGGGCCGTCCTGCACCGCTACCGGCACCTGCTCGTCCCGGTCCTGCCGGTCGCCCTGGTGCTGTTCGCACTGGTCATGCTCCAGCCCGACCTCGGCGGCACGGTCACCCTCGGCGTCGTGCTGATCGCCCTGCTGTGGTTCGCGGGCGCCCCGCTGCGGCTGTTCGCGTCCTTGGCCCTCGGCGCTGTCGCGGGCGTCCTGCTGCTGGCGGTGGGCACCAACTACCGGCTGGACCGGGTGCTCAGCTTCCTCAACCCCGACGAGGACCTGAGCGGGCGGGGCTACCAGGCGCTCCAGGCGCAGTACGCGCTGGCCGACGGCGGCTTCTTCGGCAGTGGCCTCGGCCAGGGGTCGTCGAAGTGGAACTACATGCCCAACGTCCACAACGACTTCATCTTCGCCCTCATCGGCGACGAACTGGGCCTGCTGGGCTGCGGCCTGGTGCTGGGCCTGTTCGCGATGCTGGCCGTGGTCGGCATGCGCATCGCCACCCGCAACATCGACCCGTGGATCCGGATGGTCGCCGCGACGCTGACCGTCTGGCTGGTCGCCCAGGCCGCGATCAACGTCGGCTATGTGGTGGGCCTGCTGCCGGTCACCGGCATCACGCTGCCGCTCATCTCCTCCGGTGGCACGTCGGTCGTGGTGACCATGCTGGTGTTCGGGATCCTCGGCAACTGCGCGCGCCATGAGCCTGAGGCCGTGTCGGCACTACGCTCACAGGGGCCGGGTCGGTTCGGCAAGCTGCTGCACCTGCCCGCACCGGACCCGTACCAGCCGCCCAAGAAGCGCAAGCCGGTCCGGCCGACCGCACCGCCGCGCGGCGCCGAGCAGCGCAAGCGCGGCACGCCAGAACGAGCTAGGCAGAAGTCCGGCCGCGGGAACCCGCGGACCCCTAAAGGAGGACGTCGTTGA
- the murD gene encoding UDP-N-acetylmuramoyl-L-alanine--D-glutamate ligase has protein sequence MTDLNGSAVLVAGAGVTGRSVAAALKGLGANVTVTDANAERLNELADIGVALVPGLSAPPEGTDLVVTSPGWRPTSPLLVAAEAQGIEVIGEVELAWRIGRTLPRLPVWLAVTGTNGKTTTVGMLEAMLTAHGANAVACGNVGLPVIDAVLAGHEVLAVELSSFQLHWQSSLRVHAGAVLNLAEDHLDWHGSMDEYAHAKGRIYTGAKFVVRNTADEWSERLAAEHDGTQIGFRLDTPLPGELGVVEDLLIDRAYTEDPQTNAVELATLADVRPAGSHNVANALAAAALARSYGVSTEAVLAGLKAFVPGAHRAVPVGTAAGISYVNDSKATNPHAAAGSLRAFESVVWIAGGQLKGASIDALVAEVAGRLRGAVLLGVDAEVIFGALARHAPDVRVERVGPGDDEPMIAAVRAARAMARPGDVVLLAPAAASLDMYRSYAHRGEAFTEAVLGLLREDDGDTGAA, from the coding sequence GTGACCGACCTGAACGGCAGCGCCGTCCTCGTCGCGGGGGCCGGGGTCACCGGGAGGTCGGTCGCCGCCGCCCTCAAGGGCCTTGGCGCGAACGTCACGGTCACCGACGCCAACGCCGAGCGCCTCAACGAGCTGGCCGACATCGGCGTCGCGCTGGTCCCCGGCCTCAGCGCGCCCCCCGAGGGCACCGATCTCGTCGTCACCAGCCCCGGATGGCGCCCGACGAGCCCGCTGCTGGTCGCCGCCGAGGCCCAGGGCATCGAGGTGATCGGCGAGGTCGAGCTGGCCTGGCGGATCGGCCGGACGCTGCCCCGGCTGCCGGTCTGGCTGGCCGTCACCGGCACCAACGGCAAGACGACCACGGTCGGCATGCTCGAAGCGATGCTCACGGCCCACGGCGCCAACGCGGTGGCCTGCGGCAACGTCGGCCTGCCGGTGATCGACGCGGTGCTGGCGGGCCACGAGGTGCTCGCCGTCGAACTCTCCAGCTTCCAGCTGCACTGGCAGTCGTCGCTGCGGGTGCACGCGGGCGCGGTGCTCAACCTGGCCGAGGACCACCTCGACTGGCACGGCTCGATGGACGAGTACGCCCACGCCAAGGGCAGGATCTACACCGGGGCGAAGTTCGTCGTGCGCAACACCGCCGACGAGTGGTCCGAGCGGCTCGCCGCCGAGCACGATGGCACCCAGATCGGCTTCCGGCTCGACACCCCGCTGCCCGGTGAGCTGGGCGTCGTCGAGGACCTGCTGATCGATCGCGCCTACACCGAGGACCCCCAGACCAACGCCGTCGAGCTGGCCACCCTGGCCGATGTGCGCCCGGCGGGCTCGCACAACGTCGCCAACGCGCTGGCCGCGGCCGCGCTCGCCCGCTCGTACGGCGTCTCGACCGAGGCCGTTCTCGCCGGGCTCAAGGCGTTCGTCCCCGGCGCGCACCGGGCCGTCCCGGTCGGCACCGCGGCCGGGATCTCCTACGTCAACGACTCCAAGGCCACCAACCCGCACGCCGCCGCGGGCTCGCTGCGCGCGTTCGAGTCGGTGGTGTGGATCGCGGGCGGGCAGCTCAAGGGCGCCTCGATCGACGCGCTGGTCGCCGAGGTCGCTGGCCGGTTGCGCGGCGCCGTGCTGCTCGGGGTCGACGCCGAGGTGATCTTCGGCGCCCTGGCGCGACACGCCCCGGATGTCCGCGTCGAGCGGGTGGGTCCGGGAGACGATGAGCCCATGATCGCAGCGGTTCGCGCGGCACGCGCCATGGCCCGACCGGGTGACGTCGTCCTGCTCGCGCCCGCGGCGGCCTCCCTGGACATGTATCGCAGCTACGCCCATCGGGGTGAGGCGTTCACCGAAGCCGTGCTCGGGCTTCTGCGGGAGGACGACGGCGACACCGGGGCGGCGTGA
- the mraY gene encoding phospho-N-acetylmuramoyl-pentapeptide-transferase, with the protein MKSILIAAAIAMVVSILLTPYLIRVFSRQGFGQEIREEGPQGHKSKRGTPTMGGVAIVVAMWAGYGTSHIVNAMSTPRGESPTASGLLVLFLGTGLGVVGFLDDFIKIRKQRNLGLNKTAKMVGQLVVGIAFAVLALRFPDERELTPASDHLSFVRDIAIVSFGGIGFIVFCYLAVSAWSNAVNFTDGLDGLAGGSSAMVLGTYVVISFWQFSHDCARVREAACFDVRDPLDLAVVAAAAMGACIGFLWWNAAPAKIFMGDTGSLALGGLVAGLSMATRTELLMIVIGGLFVVEMVSVVLQIAVFRTTRRRLFRMAPFHHHFELAGWAETTVIIRFWLLAGVCAMFGLGLFYADWLALGGGV; encoded by the coding sequence GTGAAAAGCATCCTCATCGCGGCGGCGATCGCGATGGTCGTGTCGATCTTGCTCACCCCGTACCTGATCAGGGTCTTCTCCCGGCAGGGCTTCGGCCAGGAGATCCGCGAGGAAGGCCCGCAGGGGCACAAGTCCAAGCGCGGCACCCCGACCATGGGCGGCGTGGCGATCGTGGTGGCCATGTGGGCCGGTTACGGCACCTCCCACATCGTCAACGCCATGTCGACCCCGCGCGGCGAGTCGCCGACCGCGTCCGGCCTGCTGGTGCTGTTCTTGGGCACCGGTCTCGGCGTGGTGGGTTTCCTCGACGACTTCATCAAGATCCGCAAGCAGCGAAACCTGGGCTTGAACAAGACCGCGAAGATGGTCGGACAGCTCGTGGTGGGTATCGCGTTCGCCGTGCTGGCGCTGCGGTTCCCCGACGAGCGTGAGCTGACCCCCGCGTCGGATCACCTGTCGTTCGTGCGCGACATCGCCATCGTGTCCTTCGGCGGCATCGGCTTCATCGTCTTCTGCTACCTCGCCGTGTCCGCGTGGTCCAACGCCGTGAACTTCACCGACGGCCTCGACGGTCTGGCGGGTGGCTCGTCGGCGATGGTGCTCGGCACCTACGTCGTCATCTCGTTCTGGCAGTTCAGCCACGACTGCGCGCGGGTCCGCGAGGCCGCGTGCTTCGACGTGCGCGACCCGCTGGACCTGGCGGTCGTGGCCGCCGCGGCGATGGGCGCGTGTATCGGCTTCCTGTGGTGGAACGCCGCGCCCGCCAAGATCTTCATGGGCGACACCGGCTCGCTCGCGTTGGGCGGCCTGGTCGCCGGTCTGTCCATGGCCACCCGCACCGAGCTGCTGATGATCGTCATCGGCGGTCTGTTCGTGGTCGAGATGGTCTCGGTGGTCCTGCAGATCGCGGTCTTCCGCACGACCCGCCGACGGCTGTTCCGAATGGCGCCGTTCCATCACCACTTCGAGCTGGCCGGGTGGGCGGAAACCACGGTCATCATCAGATTCTGGCTGCTCGCGGGCGTGTGCGCGATGTTCGGGCTCGGCCTGTTCTACGCCGACTGGCTCGCACTCGGCGGCGGCGTGTGA